From the Chryseobacterium sp. G0201 genome, the window TACAAAAGCAGGAATTCCTGCTGAAAGAATTTCGGAATTTATAGAATTTTCTTTTCTCACAAAGCCTCACACGAGAACCTACGTTAAAGCCAAAAACCTGTCCGGAGTGTTATTAAGCCTTGAAGAAGTAATCCCTCTTTATGCAGAAAGATTAAAGCAAATTAAGCAATAATTTAAATGTTAAAAAAATCTTAAATTTTCGGAATAGAAATTGATATAATTATAGAATTAAAATTAATCAAATTCACGATTTTTATGAATAAAAACATTCTTGCAATTGCGGTTGCATCTTTAGGCTTCATTATTGGTCTTGGACTTTTAGGAAGTGCTATTAAAAATAGAAATAAATCTGAAAATACTATTTCTATTACTGGTTTAGGTACGAAACAATTCACTTCCGATTTAATTACTTGGTCGGGAAGTTTTTCTAAAAATAATGCCGATCTGAAATCTGCTTATGATGAATTGGCGATGGACAGAAAAGTGATCAACGATTATCTTATTTCAAAAGGTATCAAACAAAGTGAGATCGTTTTTTCTTCGGTAGATATTCAGAAGCAGTTTAGAAATTATACGGACTCAAATGGAAATAATGTACAAGGAGAATTTTCGGGATATAGTCTGACGCAGAAAGTTTCTATTGAAAGTAAAGAAGTCGCAAAAATTGAAAACCTTTCCAGAAATATTACGGAAATTATCAACCGTGGGATAGAATTTACATCTTCTTCACCATCTTATTTTTATACAAAATTAGCGACAGTAAAGCAGGAAATGATTGCTTCTGCAACGAAAGATGCTAAAGAAAGAGCTGAAAAGATTGCAGAAAATTCTGGAAGTAAATTAGGAAATCTGAAAAAGGCGACGATGGGAGTTATTCAAATTACAGCCCCAAATTCTAATGAAGATTATTCGTATGGCGGAACTTTTAATACTTCTTCTAAAGAAAAAGAAGCGAGTATTACGATTAAGTTGGAATATGAGGTGAATTAAATTTTCTATTAATTATCAATTGGAAAACACAAAAAATCCGGAGCATTAAAACTTCGGATTTGTATTTTAATGATAAACAATATCGTAAATTTCATCTTTAACCTCCTTCAGATTTTCAGGAGAATAATTTGATAACAACCACATATCAATAGGATTTTTTCCTTCGCCGTAACTTGGCTGCACATATATTTCATCAAGAAGTTTAAAGCCATTTTTCTGATAAAATGAATAGCGTCTTTTTGCATCTTCTCCTAAATGTTCGGGTTCGATCTCTAAAATAATTCGGGGGTAATTGTCAAATAAATATCCGGTAATATGTGATCCGAATTTCTGACTTCTAAATTCTTTAAACACTTCAAAATGTTCAACAAAAACAAAGTTGCTCAATTCCCAAAGGATGAGGTAACCGATCGTTTTTGATTCGTGTAAAACAGAAATTATTTTGACATTTGAATTTTCAAAAAGCTTTATAAATTTATCCCAATCCCGTCTTTCATCCTCGGGAAAGGAGCTTGAATAGGAAGTGTAGATTTCCTGGACTCTAAAGTCGTCTGATGATGTAATCGGTAAAAATTCCATAGTTTATAAATCGAAAACGCTTGGCCTTCTTGTAATAAAAATATCTTTAATCCAAAGGGTAAACGCTAATCCTAAATAGATAAGAAAGAAAAAACCTGCCGTGGCAAAAGTAGAGTAGATAAAGAAAACCCTCAGTTTAGACACAGGAATTCCCAATTTAGCGCCCATTCTTGTAAGAACGCCAAACCATTCTCTTTCCATTTTATGGCGGATATTATCGAACATTTTAGGTTTCTTTTAAAAGTTTAATCCAATACCGCAATTTAAGCAATTTTTTTCTTCGCAGGAATTTTTATAGTGATAAATCAGGCTCTGACTTTCCAGGGCATTTTTAGTTTTTAAACCAAGGTTTTTCCATTGATCGATGATTGAATTTTTTTCTGATGAAATGTTCGTGTAAAATTCTAAAATCTCACTAGTGATTTCTTCATTGTGATATTGATGATAAGTATATTTTAAAGGAAGAATGGAGTTTAAAATAATTAATTCAATGAAATCTTTAGTCAAAACTTTAGGTTGATCAACTGTTGAAATTTTCCCGAAATTAAAATGATTATCCCAATATTTCGAAGCTTTTACATTCTTAAATAGTTCAAATAATTCGACAGAACTTTTCGCAAAAATGATCTTTGAAAATAAACTGTGATGCTGATGGTAAAGATTAGCCAATTGCGACAAACGAATAGTAGGGAAATTCGGAGGTCTTAATCTTAAAAATTTAGGACGAAATTTTAAATCTGAGATATTGAATTTAGCTTTAACAAAATCAAATTCTCGCTTCCAAATTTGCATTTGGTCATCTTTTGGATTTTCCAACCAACCGGAAATCCCGAAGAATAAAGCTTCAAGCTGAGTTTCGTTCTGTTTGATTTTATTGATGATCGTGAAATCAATACTTTCTGCAATTTGTTTAAAAATAAAAGCATTTACTTTTAACCCAAAAGAGTAGGCGAGATGATGAAAAAGGACGGCTTCGAAATTATTTTTATATAATTCTAAACTTTCCTCTATCTCCAAAGATTTCTGTTCCAGTTTTTTTAGAATATTTTCCTCATGAAAATGGATCGGAATTTTAGTCTGATCAAAAATATTTTCGCAGGGAATAAATTGATTTTCACTGACCAATTTTTCATATTTCCAGAGAATATTTTCATCGATGAAACTTTTTAATTCCAGTGTTGGAATATTTTTATTTTTCAGTTCATCAATATCAGCATCGTTTTGAAAAACAACGTGAAGAATAATGTTTTGGTAATTGGGATCTATAGAATGATTATGAAATATCCAGTCGGAGGATTTTACGTGAAGCTCGATATTTCCTGCAAAAATTACATTGTTGATTTTAATTTTCGCCAATAAAAAATCGGGTCCGGAATCGGTATTCCATTTGCCGAAATCTAATATTTCAACGGAATTTCCTTCAATATCCTTGAAGTCAAAATGTTTGAAAATCTTAAAGTTCCAAAGATATTGAAGTAGTTTTTCCGTCATGAGTGTCTTACAAATATAGCTGACTGCTATACTTTAGACAACTCTTTTTTAAAATTTTCTATTGTTGTTCTATACATTTCTTCATATATAGGAAGAATGTTTTTCAAATCGAATTTTATCGCTTGTTCTTTCGCATTTATCTTCATTTGGGTTAAAAGTTCTTCATTGCTCAACAATTTGATCGTATAGTTGCTCATCGCTTCTACATTTCCAATTTCGGCTAAGAAACCTGTTTCTCCCTGGATATTTACTTCAGGAATTCCACCTGCATTTGAACTGATAACCGGAGTATTTGCAGCCATCGCTTCCAACGCTGCCAGACCAAAACTTTCCTGCTCAGAAGGTAATAAAAATACGTCTGAAAGCTGAAGAATTCTATACAAATCATTCACTTTTCCTAAAAGACGAATTTTTGAGATCAGATCCGGATTTTCTTCTAAAAACTGATTAACTTTTTCCATATCAGGACCTTCTCCGATAATGATCAGTTTAGATTTTACTTTATTCTGAACATTTTTAAATATCTGAAGAACTTCTTCCACACGTTTTACAGGACGTAAATTGGATACGTGAATCAATATTTTTTCGTCAGGATTCGCAAATTGAGTTCTCTGACAATCGCTAGGCTCGTCAAATTCAGAATTATCAATAAAATTGGTAATTACCTGAATCTCTTTTTTGATCTTAAAAAACTGTAGTGTATCTCTTTTTAAGCTTTCAGAAACAGAAGTGATCGCATCTGATTGATTAATCGAGAATTCTACGGCATGTTTGTAACTTGGATGCTGACCTACAAGCGTAATATCAGTCCCGTGAAGCGTTGTTACCAACGGAATGTCGTTGTTATCTTCCTGTAACATTTGCTTAGCTGTAAATGCCGCGTAAGCGTAAGGAATCGCATAATGTGCATGTAGCAAATCCAGTTTATAAAGATTCACGACACGGTAAATCATCGAGCTTAACGCAATATCATAAGGCTGATATTGGAAAAGCGGGTAAGTCTGAACATTTACTCTGTGAAAGAAAATATTCGGATTGGTGATGTCTAATCTTGCGGGAAGAGCCGAGCTGATGAAATGTACTTCATAGCCTTTGTTGGCAAGAGACATTCCAAGTTCTGTTGCCACGATTCCGCTTCCGCCGTATGTTGGGTAGCAAAGTATGCCTATTTTCATTAGTTTATTGTTGTTTTTTTGGATGTTGTAAATACTGTTGAACTTACTTTTGTGTTTGAAGCGGAAGTAGGGTTTAAATCAATCCCCATTCCTGCTTTCAATTTATCATTAACTGAAACAGGAAGTCTGCCCCAGATTTTTGTTTTTCCGTTGAATGCATTTGCTGTTGCAATCATTGAGTCATCATTGTTTTCATAAGAAACGAGAACGGTTGAAACTTTTGAAATATCAATATCTTTCAACGCGTAAGTACTTCCGAAAATATTTAGAATAACATTTTGAGTTTTTGTTAAATCAGATAAAACTTTTTTAGAGGTATCTGATATTTTATAAGGTTTGTAAGCTGTTGAATTGTCTTTATGAAAAGCAACAATTACAGTAGAATTTTTTGGAATTGAATTAATCTCTCCAGCTTTTTTAATAATTACATTTGAACCCAATTGAGAAGCAAATGTCTGATAAGGTGCTTCTTCCAAAGGAAC encodes:
- a CDS encoding SIMPL domain-containing protein → MNKNILAIAVASLGFIIGLGLLGSAIKNRNKSENTISITGLGTKQFTSDLITWSGSFSKNNADLKSAYDELAMDRKVINDYLISKGIKQSEIVFSSVDIQKQFRNYTDSNGNNVQGEFSGYSLTQKVSIESKEVAKIENLSRNITEIINRGIEFTSSSPSYFYTKLATVKQEMIASATKDAKERAEKIAENSGSKLGNLKKATMGVIQITAPNSNEDYSYGGTFNTSSKEKEASITIKLEYEVN
- a CDS encoding GNAT family N-acetyltransferase, whose amino-acid sequence is MEFLPITSSDDFRVQEIYTSYSSSFPEDERRDWDKFIKLFENSNVKIISVLHESKTIGYLILWELSNFVFVEHFEVFKEFRSQKFGSHITGYLFDNYPRIILEIEPEHLGEDAKRRYSFYQKNGFKLLDEIYVQPSYGEGKNPIDMWLLSNYSPENLKEVKDEIYDIVYH
- a CDS encoding PspC family transcriptional regulator, which codes for MFDNIRHKMEREWFGVLTRMGAKLGIPVSKLRVFFIYSTFATAGFFFLIYLGLAFTLWIKDIFITRRPSVFDL
- a CDS encoding DUF2851 family protein; this translates as MTEKLLQYLWNFKIFKHFDFKDIEGNSVEILDFGKWNTDSGPDFLLAKIKINNVIFAGNIELHVKSSDWIFHNHSIDPNYQNIILHVVFQNDADIDELKNKNIPTLELKSFIDENILWKYEKLVSENQFIPCENIFDQTKIPIHFHEENILKKLEQKSLEIEESLELYKNNFEAVLFHHLAYSFGLKVNAFIFKQIAESIDFTIINKIKQNETQLEALFFGISGWLENPKDDQMQIWKREFDFVKAKFNISDLKFRPKFLRLRPPNFPTIRLSQLANLYHQHHSLFSKIIFAKSSVELFELFKNVKASKYWDNHFNFGKISTVDQPKVLTKDFIELIILNSILPLKYTYHQYHNEEITSEILEFYTNISSEKNSIIDQWKNLGLKTKNALESQSLIYHYKNSCEEKNCLNCGIGLNF
- the bshA gene encoding N-acetyl-alpha-D-glucosaminyl L-malate synthase BshA; the protein is MKIGILCYPTYGGSGIVATELGMSLANKGYEVHFISSALPARLDITNPNIFFHRVNVQTYPLFQYQPYDIALSSMIYRVVNLYKLDLLHAHYAIPYAYAAFTAKQMLQEDNNDIPLVTTLHGTDITLVGQHPSYKHAVEFSINQSDAITSVSESLKRDTLQFFKIKKEIQVITNFIDNSEFDEPSDCQRTQFANPDEKILIHVSNLRPVKRVEEVLQIFKNVQNKVKSKLIIIGEGPDMEKVNQFLEENPDLISKIRLLGKVNDLYRILQLSDVFLLPSEQESFGLAALEAMAANTPVISSNAGGIPEVNIQGETGFLAEIGNVEAMSNYTIKLLSNEELLTQMKINAKEQAIKFDLKNILPIYEEMYRTTIENFKKELSKV